A DNA window from Acinetobacter sp. 10FS3-1 contains the following coding sequences:
- a CDS encoding ComF family protein produces MLMFNILQQGKHWLNRLQPCQLCHTDYQALHSVCQDCWQQLPWAHQTIQRQDIQFQVACEYAYPMDRLIQLFKYEQKLHLEPLLAGALLSLNFPKVSAVVPMPISTERLVERGYNQSLLLAKQVARQLNVPLWQPVQRMKQHSQKGLSRLERMEDIEAQFQIATSSTIRYRKVLIIDDVVTTGSSMRALSHKLKELGCQHIYAACLAGARM; encoded by the coding sequence ATGCTTATGTTTAATATACTGCAACAAGGCAAGCACTGGCTGAACCGTTTACAGCCCTGCCAGTTATGCCACACGGACTATCAGGCCCTGCATTCTGTCTGCCAAGATTGCTGGCAGCAGTTGCCGTGGGCTCATCAGACCATTCAACGTCAGGACATCCAGTTTCAGGTGGCCTGTGAGTATGCCTATCCGATGGATCGCTTAATCCAGTTATTTAAATATGAGCAAAAGCTGCATCTGGAGCCACTTTTGGCCGGTGCCCTGCTGAGTTTGAATTTTCCTAAAGTCAGTGCTGTGGTGCCGATGCCGATCTCCACAGAACGCCTGGTCGAACGCGGCTATAACCAGTCTTTATTACTGGCCAAGCAGGTGGCCCGACAACTCAATGTGCCGCTCTGGCAGCCTGTTCAGCGTATGAAACAGCATTCACAAAAAGGCTTAAGCCGTCTGGAACGCATGGAAGATATTGAAGCGCAGTTCCAAATCGCGACTTCTTCAACAATACGCTACCGGAAAGTCCTGATCATTGATGATGTCGTTACAACAGGCAGCTCGATGCGTGCTTTGAGCCACAAACTCAAAGAGCTGGGTTGCCAGCATATTTATGCAGCTTGTCTGGCTGGCGCCAGAATGTAA
- the plsB gene encoding glycerol-3-phosphate 1-O-acyltransferase PlsB has protein sequence MSKNGFGQIYRKLSSKLLDLVVTPQVLGEVPSEVTAPATDQTAPASQKIICYVLQNHSRSNALVVDAETRRLKIPPALDSLELGELKEKTSLLFLQYHDDNNLLSAPAHAFPPRLLRLIEALEKHPELDVELIPVTVLWGREPEKEDSWFKLLFTDTWSTPSRVKQLVNIGLHGRQSYLEFHEPKSLRAMIDFAKETHPNLSPATYIVCNLNDYLDAQREVVLGPDLSDRRNVMHGLIKSTDVQAAILNESIRSKISMLEAERRAIGYLNEIVSDYSHSTVRFADKALTRLWTQLYDGVEVHNFSTVRELAKDYEIVYTPCHRSHIDYLLLSYVIYKRGLMVPYIAAGDNLNMPFVGQILRGGGAFFIRRTFRGNALYTTVFKEYLYSILSRNTPLEYFIEGGRSRTGRLLPPKTGMLAMTVHGHLRGKAKPIVFLPTYIGYERLMEGGTYVGEMNGKEKEAESIFGILKTLRKIERIFGKVHLNFGEPVFLDDMLKQHGAENIQIAKNDDPIPTAVSEAVNSSAQAILENINSAVVINPVSLLSLILLATPKHTLDEEVCIKQLDTYRNLLIALPYDERMQVTPLSGKEIVAYAMKLKLVKRVKHVLGDIIAIEDNQAVLLTYFRNNIVHAFVLPSLIAALVEHNGTIRRKDVINVSSTLYPFLKAELFLKWAEDKIQEQVNAYIDALIASKLIAEEGENLVAPAPNTEAYHQLEVLTAPVTQSLERYYMTLALITQRGSGNISTRQVEELSHLVGQRLSVLYEFNSPEFFDKALFQSFIKVLTQKGYLSTNADNAIVYDEQLTNVAQYANLVLDDVKLQMLHHITAFTDEELKEALDAVAAEQAKKRARRKKKK, from the coding sequence ATGTCCAAGAATGGCTTTGGTCAAATCTACCGCAAGCTTTCAAGCAAGCTGCTTGATCTGGTGGTAACCCCTCAGGTTCTCGGGGAAGTACCAAGTGAAGTGACTGCTCCAGCCACTGACCAGACCGCCCCGGCATCACAGAAAATTATCTGCTACGTTTTACAGAATCACTCTCGCAGTAATGCGCTGGTCGTGGATGCTGAGACCCGCCGTCTGAAAATACCGCCGGCTCTGGATTCACTCGAGCTCGGTGAACTCAAAGAAAAAACCTCGCTGCTGTTCCTGCAGTATCATGATGATAATAATTTACTCAGCGCCCCAGCGCATGCTTTTCCGCCACGTCTGCTACGTCTGATTGAGGCACTGGAAAAACATCCGGAACTGGATGTCGAACTAATTCCAGTCACGGTGCTGTGGGGACGTGAGCCTGAAAAAGAAGATTCTTGGTTTAAACTGTTATTTACCGATACCTGGTCGACTCCAAGCCGGGTAAAACAGCTGGTCAATATCGGCCTGCACGGTCGTCAGTCTTATTTAGAGTTTCATGAGCCGAAGTCCTTGCGTGCCATGATTGACTTTGCCAAAGAAACCCATCCGAATTTATCGCCGGCCACGTATATTGTCTGCAACCTGAACGATTATCTGGACGCGCAGCGTGAAGTGGTACTCGGGCCAGATCTGTCAGATCGACGTAATGTCATGCATGGCCTGATTAAATCGACCGATGTACAGGCAGCGATCCTGAACGAAAGTATCCGCAGCAAGATTTCAATGCTTGAAGCGGAGCGCCGTGCAATTGGCTACTTAAATGAAATTGTATCGGATTATTCGCACTCAACCGTGCGTTTTGCAGACAAGGCTCTGACCCGTTTATGGACCCAGCTTTATGACGGCGTCGAAGTGCATAACTTCAGCACCGTGCGTGAACTGGCCAAGGACTATGAAATTGTCTATACGCCATGTCACCGCAGCCATATCGACTATCTGCTTCTGTCTTATGTCATTTATAAACGTGGCCTGATGGTGCCTTATATTGCTGCGGGCGACAACCTGAATATGCCATTTGTGGGTCAGATTCTACGTGGTGGCGGTGCATTCTTCATCCGCCGGACTTTCCGTGGTAATGCCCTGTATACCACTGTGTTTAAGGAGTATTTGTACAGCATCCTGTCACGTAACACCCCACTGGAATATTTTATTGAAGGTGGCCGTTCACGCACAGGCCGTCTGCTTCCGCCAAAAACCGGTATGCTGGCCATGACGGTACACGGTCATTTACGTGGCAAGGCCAAACCGATTGTTTTCCTGCCGACCTATATTGGCTATGAACGTCTCATGGAAGGCGGCACCTATGTCGGTGAAATGAACGGGAAAGAAAAAGAAGCTGAATCTATTTTTGGTATTCTAAAAACTTTACGCAAAATTGAACGTATTTTTGGCAAGGTGCATCTAAACTTTGGTGAACCGGTGTTTCTGGATGACATGCTGAAACAGCATGGTGCAGAAAATATTCAGATTGCCAAGAATGATGATCCAATTCCAACTGCTGTATCTGAAGCCGTCAACAGTTCTGCTCAGGCAATTCTGGAAAATATCAACAGTGCTGTGGTCATTAACCCGGTTTCATTGCTGTCGTTGATCTTGCTGGCGACGCCAAAACACACGCTGGATGAAGAAGTCTGTATCAAGCAGCTGGATACCTACCGTAATCTGCTGATTGCCTTGCCATATGATGAGCGCATGCAGGTCACACCACTTTCAGGTAAAGAAATCGTGGCTTATGCCATGAAACTGAAACTGGTCAAACGCGTGAAACATGTGCTTGGCGATATTATTGCAATTGAAGATAATCAGGCTGTATTGTTAACCTATTTCCGTAACAACATCGTACATGCCTTTGTATTGCCATCCTTGATTGCAGCGCTGGTTGAACATAACGGTACGATTCGCCGTAAAGACGTAATCAATGTCAGCAGTACGCTTTATCCATTCCTGAAAGCCGAGCTGTTCCTGAAATGGGCGGAAGATAAAATTCAGGAACAGGTCAATGCCTATATTGACGCTTTAATTGCCAGCAAACTGATTGCTGAAGAAGGCGAAAATCTGGTGGCCCCTGCACCAAATACTGAAGCCTATCACCAACTGGAAGTCTTGACGGCACCGGTGACACAAAGTCTGGAACGCTATTATATGACGCTAGCGCTAATCACCCAGCGTGGTTCAGGCAATATCTCGACCCGTCAGGTAGAAGAGCTGAGTCATTTGGTCGGTCAGCGTCTGTCCGTGCTGTATGAATTCAATTCGCCAGAATTCTTTGATAAGGCCTTGTTCCAAAGCTTTATTAAAGTGCTGACCCAGAAAGGCTATCTCAGTACCAATGCCGACAATGCCATTGTTTATGATGAACAGCTGACCAATGTGGCGCAATATGCCAATCTGGTGCTGGATGACGTGAAGCTCCAGATGCTGCATCACATCACCGCCTTTACCGATGAAGAGCTGAAAGAAGCACTGGATGCGGTTGCGGCTGAACAGGCCAAAAAACGTGCCAGACGCAAGAAGAAAAAGTAA
- the recG gene encoding ATP-dependent DNA helicase RecG, whose amino-acid sequence MAAVHQLQGVGNAAAALLEKLNILNTDDLLFHLPRDYEDRSTIIPMNQLNVGRSYLLEGTVKGVDFPPGKRKSMAILLDDDSGKVTLRFYHIYKGITDRCKLGNRLRVFGEVRVGARGLEMYHPELQVITEHTPLPHTQLTAIYPSTEGLTQPKLREYIKQALELHSDDLPELLPQKFSNGYDLKQALEYIHHPPLNANMVQLSQGSHPAQQRLIFEELVAHQISLLTRRSFLQQIEAPSFAPSKTYAKQLLASLPFAMTGAQKRVSKEIAHDLKQNKPMLRLVQGDVGAGKTLVAGVAACHALEEGWQVALMAPTEILAEQHYLNFKRWFEPLGLTVSWLSGKQKGKARAASEQLIREGSTHLVVGTHALFQENVEFAKLGLVIIDEQHRFGVDQRLALRNKGLDGMSPHQLVMTATPIPRTLAMSAYGDLDTSVIDELPPGRTPVQTVTIPLDRREEVLQRIVSNCAEDKQAYWVCTLVEQSETLDAQAAEATFAEIKERFPELNIGLVHGKMKADEKQAVMQQFKQNELQLLIATTVIEVGVDVPNASIMVIENAERLGLSQLHQLRGRVGRGAKASFCALLYKHPLSQNGQERLRIMRETNDGFMIAEKDLELRGPGELLGTKQTGDMGFRVAKLERDDHLLGQAHYVAQQMLKDYPKQAAALLKRWLPEAPRYAYV is encoded by the coding sequence ATGGCCGCAGTCCATCAGTTACAAGGCGTTGGCAATGCCGCCGCTGCTTTACTCGAAAAACTGAATATCTTGAATACTGATGATTTGCTTTTTCATCTGCCACGCGATTATGAAGACCGTAGCACGATCATTCCCATGAATCAATTAAACGTGGGACGCAGCTATTTGCTGGAAGGCACAGTCAAAGGAGTGGATTTTCCACCGGGCAAACGCAAGTCGATGGCGATTCTACTGGACGACGATTCTGGTAAAGTGACCTTGCGTTTTTATCATATCTATAAGGGAATTACCGACCGCTGCAAGCTGGGTAATCGCTTAAGAGTATTTGGCGAGGTTCGGGTCGGTGCGCGCGGTCTGGAAATGTATCATCCGGAATTGCAGGTCATTACTGAACACACCCCTCTGCCCCACACCCAGCTCACCGCCATCTATCCATCGACTGAAGGACTGACCCAACCCAAACTGCGTGAATACATCAAGCAGGCACTGGAACTGCACAGTGATGATTTGCCCGAGCTGTTACCGCAGAAATTTAGCAATGGCTATGATCTCAAGCAGGCGCTGGAATATATTCATCATCCACCGCTGAATGCCAATATGGTGCAGCTCAGCCAAGGTTCACATCCGGCACAGCAGCGGCTGATTTTTGAAGAACTGGTCGCACACCAAATTAGTTTGCTGACCCGACGTTCTTTTCTCCAGCAGATTGAAGCCCCTTCATTTGCACCCAGTAAAACTTATGCCAAGCAGCTTTTGGCCAGTCTGCCCTTTGCAATGACCGGCGCACAAAAGCGGGTATCGAAAGAGATTGCCCACGACCTGAAACAAAACAAACCGATGTTGCGTCTGGTTCAGGGCGATGTTGGCGCCGGAAAAACCCTGGTTGCTGGAGTGGCGGCCTGTCATGCCCTGGAAGAAGGCTGGCAGGTGGCCTTGATGGCACCGACTGAAATTCTGGCTGAGCAGCATTATCTGAATTTTAAGCGCTGGTTTGAGCCACTGGGGCTGACTGTCTCCTGGCTCTCTGGCAAGCAAAAAGGCAAAGCCCGCGCAGCCTCCGAACAGCTGATCCGGGAGGGTAGCACGCATCTCGTGGTCGGGACTCATGCGCTGTTTCAGGAAAATGTCGAGTTTGCCAAACTCGGCCTGGTGATTATTGACGAGCAGCACCGTTTTGGAGTGGATCAACGTCTGGCGTTAAGAAACAAAGGACTGGATGGCATGTCTCCGCATCAGCTGGTCATGACTGCCACCCCGATTCCACGTACCCTCGCCATGTCGGCCTATGGTGATCTGGATACTTCAGTCATTGATGAACTGCCACCGGGCCGTACTCCGGTTCAGACCGTGACCATTCCACTTGACCGGCGTGAGGAGGTTTTACAGCGCATTGTAAGTAACTGCGCCGAAGACAAACAAGCCTATTGGGTCTGCACCCTGGTGGAACAGTCGGAAACGCTCGATGCCCAAGCCGCCGAAGCAACTTTTGCCGAAATTAAGGAGCGTTTTCCGGAGCTGAATATCGGCCTGGTGCATGGCAAAATGAAAGCCGATGAAAAACAGGCCGTGATGCAGCAGTTTAAACAGAATGAACTGCAACTGTTAATTGCCACCACCGTGATCGAAGTCGGCGTGGATGTTCCGAATGCGTCAATTATGGTCATTGAAAATGCTGAACGCCTGGGTCTGTCACAACTGCATCAGCTGCGTGGCCGCGTTGGCCGCGGTGCCAAAGCCAGCTTCTGTGCCCTGCTCTATAAGCATCCTCTGTCACAAAATGGTCAGGAACGCCTACGCATCATGCGAGAAACCAATGACGGCTTTATGATTGCTGAAAAAGATCTGGAATTACGCGGTCCGGGAGAATTACTGGGAACCAAGCAGACAGGTGATATGGGCTTTCGGGTGGCTAAACTGGAGCGTGATGATCATCTGCTGGGTCAAGCACACTATGTGGCCCAGCAAATGCTGAAAGATTATCCAAAACAGGCAGCAGCCTTGCTCAAACGCTGGCTTCCCGAGGCACCGCGCTATGCTTATGTTTAA
- a CDS encoding acyl-CoA thioesterase: MNALTQELVELLSLEKLEENIFRGISRNLVGKRVFGGQVLGQALRAASYTTDRPAHSLHAYFLFGGDVNAPIIYEVDRIRDGKSFVSRQVRAIQHGRIIFMCMVSFAQQEEGLNYQISEPEYPPAESLKNEVALVQQMIEFIPENVRASFTRERHVEIRPVNPQNPFQPQPEAPSYAHYIRTHDRIAAEVDEISLHQAIAAFYSDFTLMTTALRPHGLSYLSPSLQCASIDHAMYFHKPFRVDEWMLYDMEATQSASSRGLNFGRMWQNGELVCSTTQEGLIRLREIETQ; the protein is encoded by the coding sequence ATGAATGCCTTAACCCAGGAACTGGTCGAGCTGCTCAGCTTAGAAAAGTTAGAAGAAAATATTTTTCGTGGAATTAGCCGCAATCTGGTCGGCAAGCGTGTGTTCGGTGGGCAGGTCTTGGGTCAGGCCTTGCGTGCGGCATCTTATACCACAGACCGTCCGGCGCATTCCCTGCATGCCTACTTTCTGTTTGGTGGCGATGTTAACGCTCCGATCATCTATGAGGTTGACCGCATTCGTGATGGGAAGAGTTTTGTCAGCCGCCAGGTGCGTGCAATCCAGCATGGCCGGATCATTTTTATGTGTATGGTGTCTTTTGCCCAGCAGGAAGAGGGGCTGAACTATCAGATTTCAGAGCCTGAATATCCGCCAGCGGAAAGCCTGAAAAATGAAGTGGCTTTGGTCCAGCAGATGATTGAGTTTATTCCGGAAAATGTCCGTGCTTCTTTTACCCGTGAACGTCATGTCGAAATTCGTCCGGTCAATCCGCAAAATCCGTTTCAGCCCCAGCCTGAAGCACCTTCTTATGCACACTATATCCGTACCCATGACCGGATTGCTGCAGAAGTCGATGAGATTTCTCTGCATCAGGCCATTGCGGCGTTCTATTCTGACTTTACCTTGATGACCACGGCGCTACGTCCGCATGGCCTGAGCTATCTGTCTCCAAGCCTGCAGTGTGCGAGCATTGACCATGCCATGTATTTTCATAAGCCCTTCCGGGTAGATGAATGGATGCTCTATGACATGGAAGCAACGCAAAGTGCCAGTTCACGCGGCCTGAACTTTGGACGGATGTGGCAAAATGGCGAGCTGGTCTGTAGTACCACTCAGGAAGGCCTGATTCGTTTACGTGAAATTGAAACCCAGTAA
- a CDS encoding dicarboxylate/amino acid:cation symporter, whose product MSLNTQILIAAVLGVGFGFLLTLFPEIPFFNISLYAISIASSIFIGLLKMILIPLIFTSIVVGVSNLQAGGQLSRTWKITLMCCVTTTTLALILGLTCAHLFEVGKGVDVVMFQDAMAQHKTPDTLTPSSFFTNFIQNTLINPFKAFADGNVLAVVVFALFIGVALVAGGDRFRTVRKLSHQFFDIMMLMIGWVMKLAPIGIFALLAKLIATEDISVLSRLAEFAAVVTGTTIFHGVVVLPLLLWFFGKMDPLTFFKGTRSALITAFATSSSSATMPLSLKCAQENLGVRPQTAGFVIPLGTQLNMDGTALYEAAAALFIANLMGLDLSLGQQLIVCATAMIASLGAPGIPSAGMVTMIMVLQSVGLPAEAIAILLPIDRLLDTVRTVVNVQGDMMISVVVDRYTREPQQT is encoded by the coding sequence ATGAGCTTGAATACGCAGATTTTAATTGCCGCCGTCTTGGGGGTAGGGTTTGGATTTTTACTGACTTTATTTCCAGAAATCCCGTTTTTCAATATCAGCCTGTACGCAATCAGCATTGCGAGTAGCATCTTTATTGGTCTGCTTAAAATGATCCTGATCCCGCTGATTTTCACCTCAATTGTGGTGGGAGTCTCCAATCTGCAAGCCGGCGGGCAGCTCAGCAGGACCTGGAAAATCACATTGATGTGCTGTGTTACGACCACCACTTTAGCACTGATTCTGGGACTCACTTGTGCGCATTTATTTGAGGTGGGCAAGGGGGTAGATGTGGTGATGTTTCAAGATGCCATGGCACAGCATAAAACGCCGGATACCTTGACGCCGTCCTCCTTTTTCACCAATTTTATTCAAAACACCCTGATTAATCCTTTTAAGGCCTTTGCAGATGGCAATGTGCTGGCAGTGGTGGTATTTGCCTTGTTTATCGGGGTGGCGCTGGTGGCAGGTGGTGACCGCTTTCGTACCGTGCGTAAACTCAGTCATCAGTTTTTTGACATCATGATGTTAATGATTGGCTGGGTAATGAAACTGGCGCCGATAGGAATTTTTGCCTTATTGGCCAAACTGATTGCAACTGAAGATATTTCCGTGCTCAGCCGTCTGGCCGAGTTTGCGGCAGTGGTGACTGGAACCACGATTTTTCATGGTGTAGTGGTGCTGCCACTTCTGTTGTGGTTCTTCGGGAAAATGGACCCGTTGACTTTCTTTAAGGGCACCCGTAGCGCTCTGATCACTGCTTTTGCCACCAGTTCCAGTTCTGCCACCATGCCGCTCTCTTTAAAATGTGCACAGGAAAATTTAGGGGTACGCCCACAAACAGCCGGCTTTGTTATCCCTTTAGGCACTCAATTAAATATGGATGGCACGGCCTTATATGAGGCAGCAGCAGCATTGTTTATTGCTAACCTGATGGGGCTAGACCTGAGTTTGGGGCAGCAGCTGATTGTCTGTGCCACGGCAATGATTGCGTCTTTAGGTGCACCGGGTATTCCTAGTGCCGGAATGGTGACCATGATTATGGTGCTGCAATCCGTGGGGCTGCCTGCCGAAGCGATTGCGATTCTGTTACCGATCGACCGTCTGCTGGATACAGTGCGTACCGTGGTCAATGTACAGGGTGACATGATGATCAGCGTGGTGGTCGATCGTTATACCCGTGAGCCACAACAGACTTAG
- a CDS encoding NUDIX hydrolase: MNTITVAAAIILNSSQQLLVVRKQGTDCFMQVGGKLEPDEAPEQTLLREIQEEIGCQAQIQQCIGRFETLAANEPDHQLISYVYLVELATEPHIKAEIAEMKWVDVGQKDVQLAPLTTEIVIPWVKEYLLVSV, encoded by the coding sequence ATGAACACAATTACAGTGGCAGCAGCTATCATTTTAAATTCAAGCCAGCAGTTGCTGGTGGTTCGCAAGCAGGGAACAGACTGTTTTATGCAGGTGGGCGGAAAGCTGGAGCCGGATGAAGCGCCTGAACAAACCCTGTTACGGGAAATTCAGGAAGAAATTGGCTGTCAGGCGCAAATACAGCAATGTATAGGACGCTTTGAAACACTGGCCGCCAATGAGCCTGATCATCAGCTCATCAGTTATGTCTATCTGGTTGAGCTGGCTACTGAGCCGCATATTAAGGCTGAAATTGCTGAGATGAAATGGGTAGACGTAGGGCAGAAGGATGTCCAGTTGGCTCCGTTGACGACAGAAATTGTCATACCTTGGGTAAAAGAATATCTGTTGGTATCCGTGTGA
- a CDS encoding TIGR00730 family Rossman fold protein, whose translation MNSIAIFCGSALGSEPRYAQIAKQVGQTLAIRQQMLVYGGGRSGLMGVVADSALAAGGKVTGVIPRALVNRELAHPDITQLFVVDNMHERKTKMSELAQGFIAIPGGAGTLEEIFEQWTWAQLGIHQKPCAFLNVDGFYDDLLKFIRMTTEQGFTKARFTDALIVSDHLEDILEQFESYRPPEAKWGMVDQTDLVK comes from the coding sequence ATGAATTCTATCGCAATTTTTTGTGGTTCAGCCTTAGGCTCAGAACCGCGTTATGCACAAATTGCTAAACAGGTCGGACAGACATTGGCCATACGACAACAAATGCTCGTCTATGGCGGTGGCCGGTCGGGCTTGATGGGTGTGGTTGCAGACAGTGCCTTGGCTGCTGGCGGTAAAGTTACAGGTGTCATTCCACGCGCACTGGTCAACCGTGAGCTGGCGCATCCGGATATTACCCAGCTGTTTGTGGTAGACAACATGCATGAGCGTAAAACCAAAATGTCAGAGCTGGCCCAGGGGTTTATTGCCATTCCGGGCGGTGCGGGCACACTGGAAGAAATCTTCGAGCAGTGGACCTGGGCACAGCTGGGTATTCATCAGAAACCCTGTGCATTTTTAAATGTAGATGGTTTTTATGACGACCTGCTCAAGTTTATTCGAATGACCACAGAGCAAGGATTTACCAAGGCACGTTTTACCGATGCGTTAATTGTCAGTGATCATCTTGAGGATATTTTAGAGCAGTTTGAAAGCTATCGGCCGCCTGAAGCAAAATGGGGTATGGTCGATCAAACCGATCTTGTAAAATAG
- a CDS encoding NAD(P)H-binding protein, with protein MHILFIGYGKTSERVAKQLFEHGHQISTVSQSPKTDSFATHLMQDVHTLDLTAVAPIDWVYVLLSPKQRAVEGYQQTYLDSVQPIVAALNMHPVKRMVVVSSTRVYGQNAGESVDDDTAIHPQDAQGKILQQMEQAYLAAYPEQCTIIRPSGIYGTSVKRMQHMAASMPHYPNLHWSNRIHIEDLARFLAHLIHVEHPDSSYIVTNNQPQLLAEVLQWFQQQMRIPLLQVESQKVTGKKLYATRMQKTGFRFNHPDCFQDYLELMK; from the coding sequence ATGCATATTTTATTTATTGGTTATGGTAAAACATCCGAGCGGGTAGCTAAACAATTATTTGAACACGGTCATCAAATTAGCACAGTTAGCCAAAGTCCCAAAACAGATTCATTTGCAACTCATCTGATGCAGGATGTACATACACTGGATTTAACAGCAGTTGCACCAATTGACTGGGTCTATGTATTACTGAGTCCAAAACAAAGGGCGGTTGAAGGTTATCAGCAGACCTATCTGGATTCGGTTCAGCCCATTGTGGCAGCCTTGAACATGCATCCAGTCAAACGCATGGTGGTGGTTTCATCGACTCGGGTGTATGGACAAAATGCCGGCGAAAGCGTGGATGATGACACTGCAATCCATCCTCAGGATGCTCAGGGCAAAATTTTGCAGCAGATGGAGCAGGCTTATCTTGCCGCCTATCCTGAGCAATGTACGATTATCCGTCCCAGTGGGATTTATGGCACTTCGGTCAAGCGGATGCAACACATGGCTGCATCCATGCCCCATTATCCGAATCTGCACTGGTCGAACCGGATTCATATTGAAGATCTGGCCCGGTTCCTTGCTCACTTGATTCACGTGGAACATCCTGATTCTTCTTATATTGTGACCAATAACCAGCCTCAGCTTTTAGCTGAAGTATTGCAATGGTTCCAGCAGCAGATGCGAATTCCTTTGCTTCAGGTGGAAAGTCAAAAGGTGACAGGCAAAAAGCTGTATGCAACCCGAATGCAGAAAACTGGATTTAGATTCAACCATCCAGACTGTTTTCAGGATTATCTGGAGTTGATGAAGTAA